The sequence below is a genomic window from Bacteroidota bacterium.
GTTAGTAAGAATGAGGCAAAACAATTTTTAGGATTAGATGCTAATCAAAGCTATCTTCTGTTTTTTGGTTTCATCAGAGATTATAAAGGGCTCGACCTGTTACTTAATGCCATGGCAGATAAGAGGGTTATTCAAACAAATTGCAAACTTATAGTTGCCGGAGAATTTTATTCGGACAGTAAGCCATATCTGGAACTAATAGAAAGACTTAACCTTACTGATAGAATAATTTTACGTACTGATTTTATCAGCGATGAGCAGGTCAAATATTTTTTCTGCGCAGCAGATTTGGTGGTGCAACCCTATAAACATGCAACGCAAAGCGGAGTTACGCAAATTTGCTATCATTTTAATAAGCCCATGTTAGTTACCAATGTAGGTGGTTTGGCCGAAATTGTACCGAATAATAAAGCTGGTTACGTAACCCAAGTGGAGGTTGCCGAAATTGCAAAAGCCATTGCCCGGTTTTATGAAAACAGGGAAGAAGGTTTTTTTGTGGAAAATATTGAACAATTGAAGCATAGATTTAGCTGGAATGCGATGGTTATCAACATATTAAGGTTGGTTAAAAAAAATAGATGATTTGTATTGCACAGTCAAAATAAAATATACATTTGCACCCGTTAAAAATTAAATTTAATTTAAATTAAAATCAAAAAAGATGAAAAAATTAATTATCGCTTTCGCAGCAATCGCATTTCTTGCTTCATGTAAGAAGGAGTACACTTGTACTTGCAAAACTACATTGTTAGGAATAACAAGTTCTGCTTCAACTACTATTAAGGATACAAAGAAGAATGCTGAAGAAACTTGTGACAAAGGTGATCAAAGCGGATTGGTTGAATGTTCAATTGACTAATCAACTGCAAAGTTTATGAAAAGGCCATCAGAAATGATGGCCTTTTTAGTTCTTACCCTTGCCACTTACGTTAACCTCTGTTTCGGGAACAAGGTTTTGGGCCAGACACGAAGTTTTAAATCCATTAAATATTACCACTACTTTATTACCTTCCATCGATTCAATTGTCCCTGCCACTCTTCCTCCTTTAAGCAAAACCCTTAGCCCGGGCTTCAGCATGTCCAAATATTTTTTATTTAAAACTGCTTCGGCTTTGGTTTCGGTTTTTTTGATTTCAGTTTTTTGCTGCCCAAATAGTCGCTGATACTTTTGTAATACAGCCTTTTTATCTTTAGTGCTTTTCCATTCGTTAACAAACTTTACGATTAGGGCATCAAATTTTTTTACCAACGTTAATTCAGCTTCCTTAATTCGTTGTTCAAATTGTTTGCGTCCGGTTTCGCCCTGCTCAAGCAGTTTGTTGTATTTCTCCAACAACTCGTCCAATGCCTTTTCTGCATCAGATATTTCTTTGGCCTTACGGTCAACATAGTTTTTTTGCTCTTCTACTTCTCGAAGCATATTTTCGAGCAAGACATTTTGCTTTGGAATTTTTTTTCGAGCATTTTCGATAATAATTTTGTCGAGCCCGCTTCGTTCAGCTACCAAAAAGGTATAACTGCTGCCGGGTTTTCCTACTGTAAGTTTGTATCGTGGCTCAAGTTTTTCTGGGTCAAACAACATGTTACCATTAATTAATCCTTCGGTTTTATCTGCCAGTATTTTAAGGTTTAAAAAATGGGTGGTAACTATACCAATGCATTTGTATTCATTTAGTTTTTCCAAAATGGCTTCGGCAAGTGCACCACCAAGTTGCGGGTCGGTGCCAGTCCCCAATTCATCAATAATGAATAAACTTCCAGCATCGGCATACTGCAAAAAGTCGCGCATCTTTTGTAGTCGGGATGAGTAGGTGCTCAATTCGTACTCAATACTTTGCGAATCGCCAATGTCTATCATTAACTTCGAAAAAATGCCAAAGGTGCTTTCGGGTTCACAACTTACTAAGAAACCACTTTGCAGCATCAATTGCAACAAGGCAACAGTTTTCATGCAAACCGTTTTGCCACCTGCATTTGGACCGCTTATCACCAGTATCCGGTTTTTGTTTTTCAGATATAATGAAAATGGAATGGTTTGTTTTTTTATTTTTTTATTTTGCCAGTAGAGCAGGGGATGCACCGCTTGTTTTACATCTATCTGCGGGTCATTAACTATAACTGGTAATGAGGCATTAATATCCGTTGCATAGCGTGCTTTGGCTTGTATAAAATCAAACTGAAGCAAAATGTTGTAATATTCATTAATCCGGTAACGGTATCCCTGTAGTTCTTTTGTTAACGATTTCAGTATACGTTGAATTTCGTGGCGCTCTTCTTCTTCAAGTCCGGTAATGGCATTGTTAATGGGAATAAGTTGCTCAGCCTCTAAATAAACTGTTTTACCAGTGGTGGATGTATCGTGAATAATGCCGGGAATTATTCGTTTATATTCGACATAGATGGCGATTACTCTGCGGCCATTGCGCATACTTTCCTCAGTTTCGCTGGTGTATCCGGCTTTCCGGTATTTGCCTAATAACGTAATGAATTGATGTTCTCCTTCGCTCCGCTTTTTAGACAAACTTCTTCTTATTGATGCAAGTTCTGGCGATGCATTACTTTTAATAATTCCATTGGTATCAAAAACTCTGAAAATAATTTCAATAATTTCTTTTTCATAGGCTGAATTCTGAATGATGGTAGCTAACGTATGGTAGGCGGTGGTCCTTGAAGAAAAAAAGTGAAATATATCGCGGCAGGTAGCGGTTATAGCTGCAATATTTAAAACCGGGAAGCTGCTAATGTGGAGTTCTCAAGTTCAAGCAACTTGAGTTCGCGGTGAATATCTAAGTAGTTGTCAGATGGAAACTGATCGCCATTAACAAGGAGCTTTTTAAATTCATTAACTAGCAAAAGATGGTGACAAATAAGATCGAAGTCGCTGATGGGCTGCACATCTGCTATGCTTTGCATAGTGCGTTGCATTAAAGCATGGGTAGCACATTGCAATTTTATCTGCTGTAGCTCATCAATAAGTAAATTGGTTGGAGGGAATAACTGCACGTTTAATCCTGTTGCTTATCAGTTTTATAATACTTGCGCATTTCTACATCCTGCCGTTGTTGCCTGCGTCTGAAAAATAAAATTATTCCGATAAAAACAAAAGGTATAAACCAGGCGCCTTCCTGCCATGAACTTAAGAGTGTTTTATAAACACAAAGCAGTCCGGCAAAAAGTGCCAATCCAAGCCAGGAATATTCCCTAAATGGTTTCATTTATTTTTGAACGGCAAATATACCGGTAACCTTTTTAATTTTATAACGTGTAAAATCTTCATTTGCTTCCAAACCATCTCCTTCAATAATTTCCTCTCCGGTGGTTATTTTTACATGCTTATCGCTGTAAAAGCTCGATGTATTCTCATCCCAAACCAACCTTTCGGTTTCCAACATATCACCTTTCTTATTTATTACCACCACTTTGTTTCGGGCTTCCATTTTCTTCTCACGTTCATAGCGTATTGCATAATTGGCCGTAAGTGTACTCATCACATTGAGGCTGTCGTCAAAAAATTCCATTTTTACACCATTAGGCATTTCAAGGTATGGAATTTCGCGATTCAGGTAGTTATTCATTAACGGTGATGCTATACGTGCTTTAAGCAGCGAAGAGTCGTTGTAGTCAATGATAATATCAACCGCGGTCTCAGTTGGCAGGCTATCAATTGGGGTGCTTATTTCTACTTTAGCTACATCGTCCTTGCAGCTATGAAGTAAAGTGAGGCTCAACCAAAACAAGTAGATATTTAATTTTTGCAGGCTCATAGCAAGTTATTAGTCGTACTTACGCGGATTAAACCAACGCTCACATAAGTTAACTCCTATATGGAAACGAAAATATTTTTCCTGTACCAGATTGTTTTGGGTGGTTCCCCTTTGTCCAAACTCAAAAGCCAGGTTGATGCGCGAAAAACTAGTAGCATATGCTGCAGTTACTGCATCTTTCTTTATAGGAAGCCCAATGCCAATGGTTAAGGTATAATCATCAATTGGTTGATTATTGAACCTGAACATGCTTTGTGTGTAACGACCGCCAATGCGATATGCAATCCTTTGATGGTAACGCGTTGAATTGTACTTGGGCACAAATTCGAAACCTGCCGAAACCCGGGTCGAATTAGATAACTTATCACTAATGCCAAATGCATCTAGTTTGCTCCAATCTTGAATGCTATAGTCGACCATAAAATTCCAAAGCAAAGGGTCGCGCAAACTAAATCCGAAACGATAAGAAGGAGGCAAGGTGGTATTGCCAGTAACCGGAGGCGAATAGCTTACAGTGTCAAAAATAGTAATGCTGCCATCTAATTCCGTATAGGTTTGCACTACACGGTCATTGGTACTTTTTACCTTTGCCCCAAGGCTTGACGCTGCTGATAATGAAAAGGAAAAGTGCTTTTTTATAACCTGGTATCGAGGTATCGTATCTTTTGGCCCCGAAGGTTTTTCTCGTTTTCGCTTAGTGTAACTTAGTAGGGTATCGTTGTTGTAAATTATTCCCGCATCAAATAAAAAATCGCCAATAGAAGAGTTGCTTATATCTCTGCTAAAAACAAGTGATCGTGTTTCATAACTAGTGCTATGAAGTTTTTGTAAGGAGCCAAATAAATAAGATGCATTGGCACCAATATGCAAATTACGTAGCGGTCGAAATCCGGATCCAATAAAGAAGCGACTTAAACTTCCCGTGCCTTCATAGGTTTGTATGGCTTTATTGCCTTGGGGGTCAATGCTATAATATTTCAGGTTGTAACCTCTGGCGCTGTAGGGTATAAGTCCAAAGCTTGCTCCAATGTTATGTTTGCGGCTTACCGGAAATCCAATAGCAAAGTAATTGAATGCGGCATCGCTCTTTAAGGTTTTTTTATTGTAAGTGCTTAAGCCTGTAAGGCTTGTATTTAGTGCAGCGTCAACCAATGTAATTTTCATGGCCGAAAGACTGGCAGGGTTTAGAAAATTCATTTGCAACGAATCACACATAGCACTGCCTGCGCCCCCATAGCCCAATTGTGCAGCATAGCCGTTAAATTGCAATTCGCCTATACCAAATCGTGAATATGGAGATACGGTGCCTACCTGCCCCTCTGCTTTTGTTACAATTAAAAGTAATAAAGCACCAACTATTATTTTTTGCATCAACTGTTTAATTTTAAGATTTGATATAAGCCCTGCAATGTAAAATCGCGGGCAGCAAATGTAAAATTGATTTGCTGTGAAAAAAAACGCAGATCGCCTCCTGTTATTATAGTTATCAGATTTGGGAATTTCTGTTTATACCTGGCAATTATTGCTTCTACTTCCAATATAATGGCAAGTTCAACTCCTGTATTTAAGCATGCTTCGGTGCTGGTTCCAATTAATTTGTTCGTGTTTATTTTTTTCGGAATAAATTCAATTAAAGGTAACTTTCCTGTAAAATGATTTAAAGCTTTGTACCGCATGCGTATTCCGGGATGAATGGAGCCACCACAATAGCTCTTGTTTTTTTCGAGCAAATCAAATTTGATGCATGTGCCAGCATCTACTACCAATACATTGCCTGCAAGTTGCGAAGCGGCAGCAATGTTTGCTATGCGGTCTTTACCTAGCGTGTTTGGGGTTTTATATTTATTTACAAAAGGGAGTCTACTCTTAATATCCAATACATGGGTAGGGTAGTTGGATTGAAGAAACTTGATAAACCTGCCATCGTCTGATCTGACGCTGCAATAAATAGTTGATTCAATTTTTGATATGCTTTGAATATAGTTTGTTAGTAACTTATAATCAAAATCAATCAGCTTAATACTTCCGTATCGCTTTCCACTTTTATTGAACAAGGCCAATTTTACATGCGTGTTGCCGGCATCTATTACTAAGTGCATACTTGCTAGGTGTATAAGAAGTTTAGCTTGCCGTTAAATAAATAGTTCTGCTGAAAGTCATCAATCAGGGCGTTTTCATTTTTACGGCCAACGGTAAAAGTAAGGCAGCAATCTTCTTCCATTTTATTTGAAGTAATAGTTGCATTATAATTTTTCAGTCTACGCATTACTTCATTCATTAGCTCATAGCTAAATTGAATGGTGTAGTTTGCTGTAATCTCTTTATTAATAATGGTAGCACTTGTAATCGCATCGGTTGCAGCTTCTTTGTAAGCATGAATGAGGCCCTGCACGCCCAGCAAAGTGCCTCCAAAATATCGAACCACAATGATTGCACAATCTGTAAGGTCTTTACTAAGTAATTGGTTTAGTATGGGCTTTCCGGCAGTTCCTGTTGGTTCGCCATCGTCATTTATTTTATACAGGGCTCTTGAAGGTGTCAACCTCCATGCATAGCAATGATGATTTGCTTTGGCGTGTATTTCTTTAATTTCGCTAAGTGATTGTTTAAAATCAAGTTCTGTTTTAATAGGGAACAAATAACTCATAAACTTACTTCCACGGTCTCGAAACAAGCCTTCTGTGCTGCTTTCTATAGTATTGTAAGTTTCGTCAAAGAGCATGAATAAGTTAAAATTATGTTCGCTTTTTTCAATTGACAATTATATGACAATTGATGGAATCGGTCAATGTATATTTGTGTCAGATTTTAAGGGGTTAAGATTGAATTTAGTCCAAATGCGCCACTGCCAGGTGGCGCTTTGGCATTTTAAGTATATCCTGTCATAACCTATTCTTTTTTAAAATTACTGTACATCTTCTGATATATTTGCAGCCCCAAATTTTACTAAATAAGAATGGACAGGAATACCATCATTGGTTTTGTTTTGATAATTGTTGTACTTATTGGATACACCTATTATAATCAACCTACAGAAGAAGAACAGGAAGCCTATCGCGGGCAGCAGGACTCAATAGCAAGTTTTGCAAAGAGAAAGGCAAATGATAGTTTGGCCAATCAAGTGGTAGTCAATAAGGTTGATTCCAACGTTATATCATCATCTGATAGCGTTGTGGCTGATCAAAACCTTTCTCAATTTGGCGCGTTTGCAACCTCGTCAACAGGTCAAGCCAAAGACATCGTAATCGAAAATGAAAAAATAATTGTTACCTTAACTACCAAAGGTGGATATGTAAAGCAAGTAGAGCTAAAGAATACCAAGACCTATGATGGTAAGCCACTCTACCTGTATGAAAAGGATTCTACAGCTACAGGAATTAATTTTTTTAGCGAGAACAGAAGTATTAATACCACCGATTTGTTTTTTGCACCCCAAGGTCCCGGGTTTGCTGTTGAAGGAAATGCAAGCAAGACCCTGGTTTTGCGAATAGATGCTGGTAATAATCGATCAATCGATTATGAATATTCTCTTGCAGGAAATAGTTATGAATTGAAGTACAGTATCAGGATGAATAACATGCAAAGCCTGATAGCTGCCAACACCTCCTATCTCGAAATGGATTGGAATGCAACGCTGCCGCGCCTTGAGCGCAAAGCCAAAGGAGAGAGGCAGTATTCGACCATCAACTATGTTTACTCAAATGGCGAAAACGATTACCTTTCTGAAACAGAAGACGAAAAAGAAAGCTTGAATGAAAAAATAAAGTGGATTTCGTTTAAGCAGCATTTTTTTTCAAGCATTTTATATGCTGAGAAATCTTTTGAAAATGCGCAAGTTGCAACCTATACTGACTTTGAAAGCGAAGACAAAGTGCGCACGATGAAAGCCAACATGCGTATTCCTTATAACCGCAAGCCAGACGAGTCGTTTGCGATGGCCTATTACTTTGGGCCCAATCATTACAGCACCTTAAAATCATTTGACCGCGATTATGAAAAGTCAATACAACTCGGTTGGGGAATTTTAGGTTGGATAAACCGATTTATTGTAATCCCTGTTTTTAATTGGCTGAAAAATTTTGGCTTAAGTTTTGGCATCGTCATTTTGGTATTAACCATCATTATCAAATTAATATTGCTTCCTCTTAACTACAGAGCATACTTGTCGAGTGCCAAGATGCGAGTATTACAGCCGGAAGTAACCGAGTTGCAAAGTAAGTTTAAAGAAGAGCCATTGAAAATGCAACAGGAAATGATGGGGTTGTATCGCAAAGCCGGTGTAAGTCCATTAGGTGGTTGCTGGCCCATGCTCTTGCAAATGCCCATTCTCTTCGCCATGCTACGGTTTTTTCCTGCTTCGTTCGAGTTAAGACAGGAAGCTTTCTTGTGGGCACGAGATTTATCTACCTATGATAGCATTTTTGATTTAGGATTTAATATACCGGGTTATGGCGATCATGTAAGTTTGTGGACAATACTTATGACACTATCCACTTTATTATTTACCTATTACAATTCGCAACAGCTTAATACCAGTGCCAACCCGGCCATGAAATACATGATGTACCTGATGCCATTAATTTTCCTCGGTTTTTTGAATGACTTTCCTGCAGGGCTTAACTATTATTATTTCCTTGGAAATATTATTTCCATTGCCACCCAGTTTTTGTTTAAGGGTATGGTGAATCATGATGCCATTATTGCTAAAATCGAAGCGAATAAAAAGAAACCGCAATCTCAAAAGAAATCAGGTTTTCAGGAAAGGTTGGAGAAAATGGCTCGCGAAAGAGGGTATCAACCACCAAAGAAAAAATAACAAATGAAACGGTATATTACTTTTATTAGTTGCCTTCTGCTAATAGTGTTTGTCTGCTGCAAGCCAAAGAAGGAAGTTGCAGCTGCAACTTCAGTTGATTATAGCGATTCCATATTTTTGATTATAGATAAAAGCCCTTGCTTTGGCGCTTGTCCAACGTATAAGATGATTATTTATAATAATGGATATGCCACCATGCGGGCATCTAAAAATGTTCCACAAGTGGGAAACTTTAACCGCAGATTTAGCCCGCAAGAGATTGAGCAACTAAGTAAGAAAATTGAAGAGATTCGATTTTTTGATTTAAAAGATGAGTACAACGACACCTTGATTATGGATTTACCATTTACCACCATTGCTGCGCATAGGCGTGGTGCGGTAAAAAGTATTTTATGCAGATTTGAAATACCTGACCCACTTAACAATTTTGTTATGTCCTTTGATACGCTTATTGGTAGTCCGGTGTGGAAGCTTATGAAATCGCCATTTGGTGACGATTAGTTACAAGGTAAGTTCAATCATTGGATCCCAAAATATTTTTTTGAAGTCGATAACCTGATCATTTTTTACTTTTATACCTTCTTTTTCAAGCCTTCGTTGCATTGCAGCAGGATCTCCAAAGTGATGTTTGCCTGTAAGTAGGCCAACGCGGTTAACAACCCGGTGCGCAGGTAATTTGTCTTTGTGCGAATGACAGGCATTCATTGCCCAGCCAACAATTCGCGATGAACCCTTGGTTCCCAGCGCTTTAGCTATTGCCCCATAGGATGTTACCCTTCCTTTCGGAATTAATTTAACCACTTGATATACAGCCTCGAAAAATTTAATCGTATCAGCAGTATATTGAGTAGGATTAGGTTCTGCCATGGGATATTTTGAATTTAAATGAGCTTTTAAGTTGGGTAAAACGATTATTTTATTGGATAAACGATTTAGCTTTGTCCTATTAAATCGATATATTATTTACGGTCTTAATGCTCCTGTTTACCTTAGTTTCAACCCATTTTGCCACCCTGATAAATGTTAATAACTTGTTCATATCACCAATAAATGATTCAATAAATTGGGCGAACGTAAATATATAGTTGGCAAATCAAAATCAATGAACATATATTTGCATCGTTGTTTTTAACAAGTCGAATTGAATCTACCTCTATATTCTCTCTCAATTCGAAAGTTCTAGAAAGAATGCTCTACCAGACTTGTCGTATTATAGGCTGGAAAAGCAATCAGGCATCAAATTTAAGTTTTTAATTCACTTAGTAAATACATATGGCTAATTGTACTTTGATTTTTAATGAACAGTTGGGTGAATACAAGAAGTTCTTTGATACTAATTATCGGATGTTTTTTAAGACTTATGCAAGAATAAGCAAAAAATATAAAGTCTATAAGGACCGCCATCACTTGTGCATAAGCAACACGCCAGGTTGTAATGCAACGAAGGATGGACTATTTGTACCTATTGATCGTGTTACCAGGTGCCTGGCTCACTTACCGTACTATACCAAAATAGTTAAGCGGTATTTGCAGGTTTTGATTGGGGAGTCAAAATTTTCAGGCATTTCTATTTGTAAAGGTAACCTTGATGGCGCGTCCCTTTTCTTTTCTACCGGCACTCTCAATTCAGAATTTTCATTTTCTTACTACTCATATTATCTGAGTAATATTTTCAAAAACAAGCCCGTATATTCCTATACGGGTTATTCTTTTTATTAGATACATTTTCCAGTAATTATCATTACGGATGCAAGGTCTATTCTTCAAAGCGAAATCACTTTTCACCAATTTTATAAATTCTTTTCATTTAAAAAATTTTTGTACGCCCCGGGGTTATAGCCGGGGCTTTTCTTTTTTTACTTCAAAAAGGGATAGCATTTTTTGCACTTTAACTTAGCAAAATTTGTGATCAACTAAACAGTAAGCAGTTAGAAGAAAGTCCTGATCAGGCAATTACAGTATGTTTGTATTAGCAATGTGCTTTTTCAAATTCGTGCATCATCTCTATCAAATACTCAACATGACCTACTGGAAGCGCATTATACAAAGAAGCCCTGAAGCCACCTGCCGCTTTATGACCTTTTATACCGGTAATGTTTTTTTCTATGGAAAAGGAAATAAATTTATTTTCCAATACAGCATCGTTTATAGTAAAGGTTACATTCATCAATGAGCGGTCAGCAATGTTGGCAATAGGGGTAAATATCTTACAACTATCTAAATAATTATAGAGAAGAGAAGCTTTTAGGATGTTGCTTTTTTCTATTTCAGCTACACCACCATTTTGTTGCAGCCAACGCAGGGTAAGTAAACAAACGTAAATTGCAAAAACCGAAGGAGTATTAAAAAGGGATGCATTGTCAGTGTGCGTTTTGTAGCGCAGCATGGTAGGTGTATTGGGCTTATAGTAATCAAGCATATCATCTCTGATAATTACAAGTGTTACTCCGGCAGTGCCTATATTTTTTTGTGCTCCTGCATAGATTAAAGCAAACTTGCTTACATCAACGCTGCGAGAGAGTATATCGCTGCTCATATCACACACCAATGGAATTGATACTTCCGGAAATTTATTAAATTCAGTACCATAGATGGTGTTATTGCTGGTTATGTGCAGGTAATCGGCATTTTCAGTAATATTAATTGGTGGTATATAATTAAAATTCTTATCGGCAGAAGAAGCAATTATTTTTGCTTCGCCAATCATGGCAGCCTCTGCTATTGCCTTCTTTGCCCAAACACCAGTTTCAGCAAAAAGCGCCTTGTGGCGCAACAGGTTTTGTGGTACCATGGTAAATTGCAAGCTTGCTCCACCATGTAAAAAGAGTATATGGTAGTTGTCAGGTACCTGCATTAATTGACGCACTAATTGTTTTGCTTCTTCAATAATAGCAATGAAGGATTCGCTGCGATGTGAGATTTCTAAAATAGATAATCCGCTGTTATCAAGATTAAGCACTGCCTGCGCGGCTTGTTGCAGCACGGATGGTGGCAGTATACTTGGGCCTGCATTAAAATTATATACCATACTGATGTGGGTTAGTTCTACTTCTTGGTAGCAGCATCCTTATCTGTTCAATTAAACAATATCTAAGTTTTTATTTTTTTTCTTCGCTAGCTGGAGTTTGCTCGGTATCATCAACAGGAACATACAACTTCTTGGTTCTTTTTTCTCCACCTGACGAAGTATTATCCGTAGGTGCGGGAAGATTTCTTGCGTCAACATCTTTTTCATACATCCACTTTTCGTCTTCCCAATGCAGTGCATCGTAGGTCATGTCAGGTCCTATCATTTCGCCTGGGGCATCCAACCTGCCATCAGGTGCCGAAAGATGATCGAAAATTATCAATTTCTTTTTTTCGTTATAATTTAATTTCATACTCACCGATGATGAATAGGTAAAGATCATACGGTTTTGAATCTTCTTTATATTTTGAAACACTGGTGTACCAAAGGTTGGTTCACCTTTGGTAAATTTCACTATTTCAAGTACCTTTTTTGTTGTTTTTGCATCATATCCTTTCCAACCAATCAGGGTATAAAGATTGTTTCCGTTTTTTCGTGTTTTAATAATGCGGTAATAAAGTGCTCCATACCAATTGTGCTTCTTACAGGTTTTTTTAAGCATCAATTCGTCTTCGTAAGTTGAATCTCGTAATGAACTAACTTTAAAAATTTTATCACCATCGTCCTTGTATTGCATGGCACACTCGTATTGGTATTTGGTATTTCCTTCGGTTGCAACAAACCATGAGTATATGCGCAGCTTTTTATCCGGGCTTAGGATAATAGATATGTTTAAAAGTGAATCGAAGGGATCTTCAAAAGTGTTTTCAATTCGTAACAAACCTGGCAGCGTATCGCGAAGTATGCTATTGCTCCATAGTTTAATACTGTCATTTTTGCTTTTTACTATGCTATCCGAAAGGCACTTAATATAAAATACTGAGTTTTTGAATGCATTACTATATCTATAGTGCTGAGAGTTTGGACTTTGAGCTTTTACACTTACAGCTTGCACGAATAGCACAACTACTATTAAAACGGTTTTGGATATTTTCACTTTCCTTAATGTTTTTTAAGAACGGTTATAACGGTATTTTATAAAAAGTCTGAAAAAAATCTAGACTTCATTTTTTAGCTAAGTAAGCGTGTTACGATTTGTTTACTGCATTACCCGTGCATACGTTGTTTTTTGCCTAGCAAGGTTTCCTGACTTTCGCGATAGTCTTCGTCATCTACACAACAATCTACCGGACAAACCGAGGCACATTGTGGCTCATCATGAAACCCAACACATTCCGTACATTTATCAGTAACAATGTAATAATGATCCATAAACTTGGGAGGTTGCGCTGCTGTGCCATCAATTTCGCTGCCATCTAAGGCGGCAAACATACCCCTTACATTGGTGCCATCACTAAATCTCCATTCTGCACCACCTTCATAAATAGCATTATTGGGGCACTCCGGCTCGCAGGCACCACAATTTATACACTCATCTGTTATTTTAATAGCCATAATCTATTTTTTAAATATTGCTGGACGCAAACGTAATTATTATTCTAAAATATACAACATTTGTACTTTGGTATTTGATTAACGATTATGAGTAAGAAAAGTTTAGATAATGTGTTTAATAAGAAATTGATTGCTGCGTGCATTTTGTTCTTCGAAAAGATTAATGAAACCATTGATGCCTTAAAGGCTAGAAATATTGAAAACGCAGATAGTCAACTTCTAACAGGCGTTGTAAAGGCTGGCAATGTTAATGCCTGGTTTACAAAAGACCAGATACAACATGCAACTGTGGGATATAAGCACATGCTAAGTGACCACTCAGTTGAGCCTTGGCTGCAACGGTATTCACAACCTATAGCGCAACGTGTGGCAATAATTATGGCAGGCAATATACCCTTTGTAGGCTTTCATGATTTGCTATGTGTGTTACTTGCAGGTCACTATGCGATTGTAAAGCTCTCTAAGGATGACACCGAATTAATGGCCGCATTAATCAATCATTTGGGGCAAAATGGATTTGCAGACAGAATCACCATAGTTGACCGACTAACCGAATATGATATGGTTATAGCTACGGGCTCCAATAATACAGCTCGTTACTTTGAACACTATTTTGGTAATAAACCTCATATAATTCGCAAGAATAGAAATGCAGTTGCCATATTAGATGGTAA
It includes:
- a CDS encoding YigZ family protein, whose translation is MLFDETYNTIESSTEGLFRDRGSKFMSYLFPIKTELDFKQSLSEIKEIHAKANHHCYAWRLTPSRALYKINDDGEPTGTAGKPILNQLLSKDLTDCAIIVVRYFGGTLLGVQGLIHAYKEAATDAITSATIINKEITANYTIQFSYELMNEVMRRLKNYNATITSNKMEEDCCLTFTVGRKNENALIDDFQQNYLFNGKLNFLYT
- a CDS encoding MGMT family protein, encoding MAEPNPTQYTADTIKFFEAVYQVVKLIPKGRVTSYGAIAKALGTKGSSRIVGWAMNACHSHKDKLPAHRVVNRVGLLTGKHHFGDPAAMQRRLEKEGIKVKNDQVIDFKKIFWDPMIELTL
- a CDS encoding DNA mismatch repair protein MutS, yielding MSKKRSEGEHQFITLLGKYRKAGYTSETEESMRNGRRVIAIYVEYKRIIPGIIHDTSTTGKTVYLEAEQLIPINNAITGLEEEERHEIQRILKSLTKELQGYRYRINEYYNILLQFDFIQAKARYATDINASLPVIVNDPQIDVKQAVHPLLYWQNKKIKKQTIPFSLYLKNKNRILVISGPNAGGKTVCMKTVALLQLMLQSGFLVSCEPESTFGIFSKLMIDIGDSQSIEYELSTYSSRLQKMRDFLQYADAGSLFIIDELGTGTDPQLGGALAEAILEKLNEYKCIGIVTTHFLNLKILADKTEGLINGNMLFDPEKLEPRYKLTVGKPGSSYTFLVAERSGLDKIIIENARKKIPKQNVLLENMLREVEEQKNYVDRKAKEISDAEKALDELLEKYNKLLEQGETGRKQFEQRIKEAELTLVKKFDALIVKFVNEWKSTKDKKAVLQKYQRLFGQQKTEIKKTETKAEAVLNKKYLDMLKPGLRVLLKGGRVAGTIESMEGNKVVVIFNGFKTSCLAQNLVPETEVNVSGKGKN
- a CDS encoding type III pantothenate kinase, translated to MHLVIDAGNTHVKLALFNKSGKRYGSIKLIDFDYKLLTNYIQSISKIESTIYCSVRSDDGRFIKFLQSNYPTHVLDIKSRLPFVNKYKTPNTLGKDRIANIAAASQLAGNVLVVDAGTCIKFDLLEKNKSYCGGSIHPGIRMRYKALNHFTGKLPLIEFIPKKINTNKLIGTSTEACLNTGVELAIILEVEAIIARYKQKFPNLITIITGGDLRFFSQQINFTFAARDFTLQGLYQILKLNS
- the lptC gene encoding LPS export ABC transporter periplasmic protein LptC — its product is MSLQKLNIYLFWLSLTLLHSCKDDVAKVEISTPIDSLPTETAVDIIIDYNDSSLLKARIASPLMNNYLNREIPYLEMPNGVKMEFFDDSLNVMSTLTANYAIRYEREKKMEARNKVVVINKKGDMLETERLVWDENTSSFYSDKHVKITTGEEIIEGDGLEANEDFTRYKIKKVTGIFAVQK
- the yidC gene encoding membrane protein insertase YidC yields the protein MDRNTIIGFVLIIVVLIGYTYYNQPTEEEQEAYRGQQDSIASFAKRKANDSLANQVVVNKVDSNVISSSDSVVADQNLSQFGAFATSSTGQAKDIVIENEKIIVTLTTKGGYVKQVELKNTKTYDGKPLYLYEKDSTATGINFFSENRSINTTDLFFAPQGPGFAVEGNASKTLVLRIDAGNNRSIDYEYSLAGNSYELKYSIRMNNMQSLIAANTSYLEMDWNATLPRLERKAKGERQYSTINYVYSNGENDYLSETEDEKESLNEKIKWISFKQHFFSSILYAEKSFENAQVATYTDFESEDKVRTMKANMRIPYNRKPDESFAMAYYFGPNHYSTLKSFDRDYEKSIQLGWGILGWINRFIVIPVFNWLKNFGLSFGIVILVLTIIIKLILLPLNYRAYLSSAKMRVLQPEVTELQSKFKEEPLKMQQEMMGLYRKAGVSPLGGCWPMLLQMPILFAMLRFFPASFELRQEAFLWARDLSTYDSIFDLGFNIPGYGDHVSLWTILMTLSTLLFTYYNSQQLNTSANPAMKYMMYLMPLIFLGFLNDFPAGLNYYYFLGNIISIATQFLFKGMVNHDAIIAKIEANKKKPQSQKKSGFQERLEKMARERGYQPPKKK